One genomic window of Geoanaerobacter pelophilus includes the following:
- a CDS encoding glycosyltransferase, with amino-acid sequence MKTIAIITSNFPPTNIVGALRPYRLSKFLCKAGWRVIILTHPPDTGHDLDYSLLDEIASDVQIHYVSTPRVKKIWNRGLVARFIGTGRDILDGWVKPDLGIAHVNSFYRAFIKLAKVSQIDVLLTTSPPHSIHLAGLLIKRKFDIPWIVDLRDPWDYYPTKGHHELTFLEGYLEKRVMTEASAVISTTGTYSKILMEKHSFIDKNKFHIVTNSYDRNKTSLAVEKDPDHFIVCYTGIFYPGKDPYGFFRALKSWFEVMPSSDRSYYMTVLRVHLIGSGDYITRQVISSLGLDGVIVYFDRMPHEQAIAMTLAADMVLISTGFGDRTRPGWLPSKLFEYLGCRIPILALTREGETAEVIRRTKSGYVLLSEDHDSIHKILRTEISRKFKCDSQSDNTNFTFEGTDKYEEENVMSGFADIIGNVISRPPRIRT; translated from the coding sequence ATGAAAACTATTGCCATTATAACCAGTAATTTCCCTCCTACAAACATCGTAGGCGCATTGCGACCGTATCGCTTGTCTAAGTTTCTCTGTAAAGCTGGGTGGAGAGTTATCATTCTCACCCATCCACCTGATACAGGTCATGACTTGGACTATTCTCTATTGGATGAAATTGCAAGTGACGTACAGATTCACTATGTTTCCACTCCGAGAGTGAAAAAGATCTGGAATCGTGGGTTAGTGGCTCGTTTCATTGGTACTGGTCGGGACATTTTAGATGGTTGGGTTAAGCCGGATTTGGGAATTGCCCATGTCAATTCATTCTATAGAGCATTTATTAAGCTTGCAAAAGTGAGTCAAATAGATGTGTTATTGACCACCTCGCCTCCACATTCAATCCATCTTGCAGGTCTATTGATAAAGAGGAAATTTGACATCCCTTGGATTGTGGATTTACGCGACCCTTGGGATTATTATCCCACCAAGGGGCACCATGAACTGACATTTTTGGAAGGGTATCTTGAAAAAAGAGTTATGACTGAGGCAAGCGCCGTAATTTCAACCACCGGCACTTATTCAAAAATATTGATGGAAAAACACTCGTTTATTGATAAGAACAAATTTCACATTGTAACAAATAGTTATGACAGAAATAAGACTTCTTTGGCTGTAGAAAAAGACCCAGATCATTTTATTGTCTGCTACACAGGTATTTTTTACCCAGGAAAAGATCCTTACGGATTCTTTCGTGCGCTGAAGAGCTGGTTTGAGGTAATGCCATCTTCCGATAGATCCTATTACATGACAGTGTTACGCGTTCATCTGATCGGATCAGGTGATTATATTACGCGGCAGGTAATCAGTTCACTCGGACTTGATGGAGTAATTGTGTATTTTGACCGAATGCCACATGAACAGGCTATTGCAATGACACTTGCCGCAGACATGGTTCTTATTTCTACAGGATTTGGTGATCGTACCAGACCTGGGTGGTTACCATCAAAGCTTTTTGAGTACCTTGGTTGCAGAATCCCAATCCTAGCTCTAACACGTGAAGGAGAAACCGCAGAAGTTATTCGAAGGACAAAAAGCGGTTATGTGTTGTTATCTGAAGATCATGATAGTATCCACAAAATTCTTAGAACTGAAATTAGTCGAAAGTTTAAATGTGACAGCCAATCTGATAATACAAATTTTACCTTTGAAGGAACTGATAAATATGAAGAGGAAAATGTTATGAGTGGTTTTGCCGATATTATTGGGAATGTAATTTCTAGGCCGCCAAGAATTAGGACATGA
- a CDS encoding glycosyltransferase, which translates to MTNEKINILYVIDSLTHGGTERQLAELIRNLDRNRFTPHLCTLKPSQGLFDELDVPKLCLNFSSFASMKIFGVEKNLSQFIHRNKIQIVQTFFQDPFLLAALIKPLNQYRLIGSFRDLGFWRTPSESRKMRFSYPFYDGFIANSEAVKESFAACDGIDGDRITVIYNGFDLSAIADTPVPTSTVPIIGIVANLNRPVKRVKDFILAAGKVHCTNPDVLFVVIGGGHLQKELQELALQSGIAGCTTFTGMISNPIQQVLGFTVGVITSETEGFCNAIIEYMACGIPVVATRAGGNVELISDGENGYLYEVGNTDELADRLLLLLADRNNCTRIGSANALKVRNQYSMGQMIEAHQKFYSSLTRDISHER; encoded by the coding sequence GTGACTAATGAGAAAATAAATATACTCTATGTGATAGACAGCCTTACTCATGGGGGCACTGAGCGTCAGTTGGCTGAACTGATCCGTAACCTCGACCGCAACCGTTTCACTCCTCATCTCTGCACCTTGAAACCATCTCAGGGGCTGTTTGATGAGCTTGATGTGCCTAAATTATGTTTGAATTTTTCAAGTTTTGCATCTATGAAAATATTTGGAGTTGAAAAAAACCTTTCTCAATTTATTCATAGGAATAAAATTCAGATAGTACAGACATTCTTTCAGGATCCTTTCCTTCTTGCTGCTCTGATAAAGCCTTTAAACCAATATCGCTTAATAGGTTCTTTTCGAGATCTGGGTTTTTGGCGAACGCCATCTGAAAGCCGAAAAATGCGTTTTTCTTATCCTTTCTATGATGGGTTTATCGCAAACTCTGAGGCGGTAAAGGAAAGCTTTGCTGCTTGTGATGGAATAGATGGTGATAGGATAACTGTTATATATAATGGTTTTGATCTATCTGCCATAGCAGATACTCCCGTGCCAACCTCAACAGTGCCGATTATCGGAATCGTTGCCAATCTGAATAGGCCGGTAAAAAGGGTTAAGGATTTCATCCTTGCAGCGGGCAAGGTCCACTGCACGAACCCGGATGTACTTTTTGTTGTGATTGGAGGTGGCCATTTGCAGAAAGAATTACAAGAGCTGGCGCTCCAATCTGGAATTGCCGGTTGTACAACCTTTACTGGCATGATATCGAACCCCATCCAACAAGTTCTCGGATTCACTGTTGGTGTTATTACCTCAGAAACTGAGGGATTCTGCAACGCTATCATCGAATATATGGCCTGCGGAATCCCGGTAGTCGCGACACGGGCAGGGGGTAATGTAGAATTAATTTCAGATGGCGAAAACGGTTATTTGTACGAAGTTGGCAATACTGATGAGCTTGCAGACAGACTCCTGTTGCTTCTGGCTGACAGGAATAACTGCACGCGAATCGGATCTGCCAATGCCTTAAAGGTTCGTAATCAATATTCTATGGGACAGATGATCGAAGCCCATCAGAAGTTTTATTCAAGCCTCACCAGAGACATTTCACATGAGCGATGA
- a CDS encoding serine O-acetyltransferase, producing the protein MKTPCNQYLKFDLYRYFYPNDAVNSISSLGKVKKIFLTQGIWALIVYRAGSWCVRNKKQFGPLVKVLLPLITIWQKLVEMTTGIEIPFTAKIGRGLYIGHFGQIILSPMAVLGECCNISQGVTIGQAGRGDQQFVPVIGDRVYIGPGAKLFGKIVVGNDVAIGANAVVTRDLPNNAVAVGIPAKIINFGSSRDFVNFNKNKM; encoded by the coding sequence ATGAAAACACCTTGCAACCAGTATTTAAAGTTTGATCTCTACCGGTATTTTTACCCCAATGATGCAGTTAATTCGATTAGCTCTTTGGGAAAAGTCAAAAAGATCTTTCTGACTCAAGGAATATGGGCCTTAATTGTTTATCGGGCTGGGTCATGGTGTGTTAGAAATAAAAAACAATTTGGTCCGCTTGTCAAAGTGTTACTGCCGCTAATTACCATTTGGCAAAAGTTGGTTGAGATGACCACCGGCATTGAGATCCCTTTTACTGCCAAAATAGGACGAGGCTTGTATATTGGTCACTTCGGCCAGATCATCTTGTCTCCAATGGCAGTGCTCGGTGAGTGTTGCAATATCTCTCAGGGGGTTACAATTGGGCAAGCGGGACGTGGAGACCAGCAGTTTGTACCAGTTATCGGTGATCGGGTCTACATCGGCCCTGGCGCAAAATTATTTGGGAAAATAGTTGTCGGCAATGATGTTGCTATTGGTGCGAATGCAGTAGTAACTAGAGATCTTCCCAATAATGCTGTTGCGGTCGGTATTCCGGCCAAGATCATAAACTTTGGCTCAAGTCGAGATTTTGTAAACTTTAATAAAAACAAGATGTGA
- a CDS encoding ATP-grasp domain-containing protein → MKTRVLLFGTTADDINIFVRCFREVAHKYEVTILLEPHNYANVMTNFGRIALSPLNEFSADCLIEYLQKYAHLYDVLMPSGFCSVKLISASIDRLYNFIRVVELPDFALINELDDKLNFAHYCSSHGLPHPATIAGKDFFKDMDSFKKFPVLLKHRLGAGKQGIRLAKTPEDALAGPESDIAEDYIVQEYLLGHDFAFNGFCRNGSIVSWTVQKFHSISILNRDRLRISTFVKNDQIFFWAEKLIAMTKYSGPINIDFRYIPAEESNYFIEVNPRFWSNVHYSLIDGVNFVDIAIDPEIPANRIKPLHAGKTWGEPIKTLILMVCFFQFGLLRYILSQSMLQFKIGVLDRLDRMYSRYVSAGSKAAALL, encoded by the coding sequence TTGAAAACTCGGGTGTTATTATTCGGGACAACTGCAGATGATATAAATATTTTCGTGCGCTGCTTTAGGGAAGTGGCCCACAAGTACGAAGTGACGATTCTTCTTGAACCACATAACTATGCAAACGTTATGACAAATTTTGGGAGGATTGCACTTAGCCCTCTAAATGAATTTTCAGCGGACTGTTTGATAGAGTATCTGCAAAAGTATGCTCACCTGTACGATGTGTTAATGCCGAGTGGATTTTGCAGTGTCAAGTTAATTTCTGCGTCGATCGACCGGTTGTACAATTTTATCCGCGTGGTTGAGCTACCGGATTTTGCGTTGATAAACGAATTGGATGACAAACTGAATTTTGCTCATTATTGTTCATCGCATGGCTTACCACACCCTGCAACAATTGCAGGAAAAGATTTTTTTAAGGATATGGACTCCTTCAAAAAATTTCCCGTACTTCTCAAACATAGACTTGGCGCAGGAAAACAAGGCATCCGGTTAGCTAAAACGCCTGAAGATGCCCTCGCAGGCCCTGAATCTGACATTGCAGAAGACTATATAGTCCAGGAGTATCTTCTGGGCCATGACTTTGCTTTTAACGGATTTTGTAGAAACGGGTCCATTGTTTCATGGACTGTGCAGAAATTCCATAGCATCAGCATATTAAACAGGGACAGACTCAGAATTAGTACCTTTGTTAAAAATGATCAGATTTTTTTCTGGGCTGAGAAACTGATCGCTATGACAAAATATTCCGGGCCAATTAATATCGACTTCAGATATATCCCAGCTGAGGAGAGCAATTATTTTATAGAAGTGAACCCCCGTTTTTGGTCAAATGTTCACTACTCACTAATTGATGGAGTAAATTTTGTCGATATAGCTATTGATCCTGAGATACCTGCCAATCGAATAAAGCCTCTCCATGCTGGAAAAACCTGGGGGGAACCGATTAAAACCTTAATTCTTATGGTCTGCTTTTTTCAGTTTGGTTTGCTGCGCTATATCTTGTCCCAGAGCATGCTGCAGTTTAAGATTGGGGTATTGGACAGGCTTGACAGGATGTACTCAAGGTACGTGTCTGCTGGTTCAAAGGCTGCGGCGTTGTTATGA
- a CDS encoding GNAT family N-acetyltransferase produces MSDEEVKYFSYPASDELLDKYCALFKTVYGDSESFQKRIQWELLQYPSKLPVTLFCAEVNDTIVGVTIRHPVEILHKGKVLSAFFASNSMVHPEYRGKGLIRELYTMAAAAGGLQLSKGTADEMYKVLKKIGYQDIIPNTYQVCIVDPIKWALKKIGFRNLACNSLGMGAFLVKGYSELHTISDDLQDFCDRAQRDGIIKDLQYLMWRYLEIPHRSYRLFLRKSDDKAVSLIVLRVTGSTVYLVDLLWDVKTLDEPEASVMFAKSFARDARASKLIAWATLKQMRDALSRNYFFNRGETPHFSCYSGQLDNEIIDWSSLHFVHGDGDIEYL; encoded by the coding sequence ATGAGCGATGAAGAGGTAAAATATTTCTCATATCCTGCATCTGATGAACTGCTGGATAAATATTGTGCCCTTTTTAAAACTGTCTATGGGGACTCAGAATCTTTTCAAAAACGAATTCAATGGGAGTTATTACAATATCCTTCTAAGTTGCCAGTCACTCTTTTCTGTGCCGAGGTAAATGACACAATTGTCGGGGTAACAATCAGGCATCCTGTTGAGATATTGCATAAAGGGAAAGTGCTCTCAGCATTCTTTGCTTCAAACTCTATGGTACATCCTGAATACCGGGGTAAAGGTTTAATTCGAGAGCTATACACAATGGCGGCGGCTGCCGGAGGATTACAGCTTTCAAAGGGAACAGCCGATGAAATGTATAAGGTGCTTAAAAAGATTGGATATCAGGATATTATTCCTAATACCTACCAGGTTTGCATTGTTGACCCAATTAAGTGGGCGTTAAAGAAAATAGGTTTTAGAAACCTGGCTTGTAATTCATTGGGTATGGGAGCATTCCTGGTAAAGGGTTATTCAGAGTTACACACCATTTCAGATGATCTGCAAGATTTTTGTGATAGAGCACAGCGTGATGGCATCATAAAAGACTTACAATACCTAATGTGGCGATATCTTGAAATTCCTCACAGGAGTTACAGACTTTTCCTGAGAAAAAGTGATGATAAGGCTGTATCTCTGATAGTGTTGAGAGTTACTGGAAGTACTGTTTATCTTGTGGATCTTTTGTGGGATGTGAAAACTCTTGACGAACCTGAAGCCTCGGTTATGTTTGCCAAAAGTTTTGCTCGTGATGCGCGGGCAAGCAAATTAATTGCATGGGCAACATTGAAACAAATGCGCGATGCTTTGAGTAGGAATTATTTTTTTAATCGGGGAGAGACTCCCCATTTCAGTTGTTATTCAGGACAGTTGGATAATGAAATAATTGACTGGTCATCACTTCATTTTGTTCACGGTGATGGAGATATTGAATACCTATGA
- a CDS encoding polysaccharide deacetylase family protein: MSHWSIKSILKSAFVKSPFLTNCAMKLTQDYPKIFLYHRFCEPGSTIWGGISQDEFEWHIERVTEKYEVICFAEFLLRKQRQASTRNCAIITVDDGYRDFYQYAYPVLKKSSVPATLFVTSDFIQQRIWLWPDKLKYIVQQLQSGRYSFEFNHDCFEINTLDNASRLASWMRLSNTCIRLPLTKREMLIKSLSESMGIEVPRFPSKDYEACNWNELREMQMNRIEIGSHTLTHPVLSMIPVDEMLKELNDSKVEIEQMLNGQVSTFCYPHGGENDINDAVVKATAEAGYRGAVHGNPPREWNPFLVPRMGADDDRKEFIWRLCGMEYVTARIKALL, translated from the coding sequence ATGAGCCATTGGTCAATCAAAAGTATCCTGAAGTCTGCTTTTGTGAAAAGTCCTTTTCTTACCAATTGTGCAATGAAATTGACGCAGGATTACCCCAAAATATTCCTCTACCATCGTTTTTGCGAACCCGGTTCAACGATTTGGGGGGGAATCAGTCAAGATGAGTTTGAATGGCATATTGAGAGAGTAACTGAAAAATATGAAGTCATCTGTTTCGCTGAATTCCTTCTGCGGAAGCAACGACAGGCTTCCACTAGAAATTGTGCAATCATAACGGTTGATGACGGATACCGAGATTTTTACCAGTATGCCTATCCAGTTCTAAAAAAGTCATCGGTACCTGCAACGTTATTCGTTACCAGTGACTTCATCCAGCAGAGAATATGGTTATGGCCTGACAAACTTAAATACATTGTCCAACAACTCCAGTCCGGCAGATATTCGTTCGAGTTTAATCATGACTGTTTTGAGATAAATACGCTAGACAATGCTAGCCGCCTCGCTTCGTGGATGAGACTTTCCAATACATGTATCCGCCTACCCCTAACGAAACGGGAGATGCTAATTAAGTCACTGTCAGAATCTATGGGAATTGAAGTGCCTAGATTCCCGAGCAAAGATTATGAAGCATGCAATTGGAATGAACTCCGTGAAATGCAGATGAACCGTATTGAAATCGGGTCTCATACGCTCACTCATCCCGTTCTTTCGATGATCCCTGTTGATGAAATGCTTAAAGAGCTTAATGACAGCAAGGTTGAAATCGAACAGATGCTCAATGGGCAGGTGTCAACTTTCTGTTATCCGCATGGTGGGGAGAACGACATCAATGATGCTGTGGTTAAGGCGACTGCAGAGGCTGGTTACAGAGGAGCAGTTCATGGTAATCCTCCGCGAGAATGGAATCCGTTTCTTGTCCCAAGGATGGGTGCGGACGATGATCGTAAAGAGTTTATTTGGCGATTGTGCGGCATGGAGTATGTTACGGCTAGGATTAAGGCACTATTATGA
- a CDS encoding oligosaccharide flippase family protein encodes MIQKLFNNSISNVAILLLRLGVSFVLTPCILKALGKHEYGIYEIVLSVVGYMGMLELGMQPAVTRFIARYAAVNDEEKLKRIFSSALVFSTAIGALVAVALMLWAFAGAQGLVPPNAPSSRYTVFLTIVACQVLISFPGNVITSVHHGHQRYWLTSGLTAVNTVVGTSIIYFFLKHGYGLLVLTLANTIGFTLKFINYYLLLRLDKYGGYRFAFKYVSADTIRELVGFGFKSFALGIATRIRNSTDSLVIGTVLSPSAVAYYVMPSNLVNQLRNFISAATLGFMPFFSELNANSTPEKTREVYYTSSRYMVGVVVCGFIAIGFLGPRFLDVWIGSEYGQEGRLILYILAFATFIQMINPFHGRILTGIGKHGVLAKIRTYEAIVNLLISIVLAKIIGKEGVAIGTLLPALIAEPLILYIVCKQIAGQFFDYLIQALLPSLLPCIITALFYYVLIANFNPIGYGGIFIVGVSGSVLFVLSFIILLHRDERCRLFNIIKTRSI; translated from the coding sequence ATGATACAAAAATTATTTAATAATTCAATATCAAATGTTGCGATATTGCTCCTTAGACTTGGAGTGTCGTTTGTTCTTACTCCATGCATTTTGAAGGCATTAGGTAAGCACGAATACGGTATTTATGAGATTGTTCTATCTGTTGTTGGTTATATGGGTATGCTTGAGCTTGGTATGCAGCCAGCAGTTACTCGTTTTATAGCCCGTTATGCAGCTGTTAATGATGAAGAGAAGCTCAAACGCATCTTTAGTTCCGCCCTTGTTTTTTCAACAGCTATTGGAGCACTGGTTGCCGTAGCTCTCATGCTTTGGGCTTTTGCAGGGGCGCAAGGCTTAGTTCCTCCCAATGCACCTTCTTCGCGATATACAGTTTTTTTGACCATAGTAGCTTGCCAGGTTCTGATAAGTTTTCCAGGGAATGTAATCACATCGGTTCACCATGGTCATCAACGCTATTGGCTTACAAGCGGCCTGACGGCTGTGAACACAGTTGTTGGAACATCTATTATATATTTTTTCTTGAAGCACGGTTATGGACTACTTGTTCTCACCTTAGCAAACACAATTGGTTTTACTCTCAAGTTTATTAATTATTATTTACTGTTGAGGTTAGATAAATATGGGGGATATAGATTTGCTTTCAAATATGTATCAGCAGATACTATCCGTGAACTTGTGGGATTTGGTTTCAAGAGTTTTGCACTTGGTATCGCAACCAGAATAAGAAACAGCACTGATTCTCTCGTAATAGGGACAGTACTATCTCCTTCAGCAGTTGCATACTATGTGATGCCTTCTAACCTTGTTAATCAGCTTCGTAATTTTATATCTGCTGCTACGCTTGGCTTCATGCCTTTTTTCAGTGAACTGAATGCAAATTCAACTCCAGAAAAAACGAGAGAAGTTTATTATACATCATCTCGGTATATGGTTGGAGTAGTGGTGTGCGGCTTTATTGCGATCGGTTTTTTAGGACCAAGGTTTCTTGATGTCTGGATTGGTTCTGAATATGGCCAAGAAGGTCGATTAATACTTTATATTCTGGCTTTTGCAACATTTATCCAGATGATAAACCCTTTCCACGGCAGAATATTAACTGGTATTGGTAAGCATGGAGTGCTGGCCAAGATAAGGACATACGAAGCCATTGTAAATCTACTAATTAGTATAGTATTGGCAAAAATCATTGGCAAAGAGGGGGTTGCTATTGGGACATTATTGCCTGCACTGATTGCTGAACCTCTAATTTTATATATTGTATGCAAGCAGATAGCTGGCCAGTTCTTTGATTATTTAATACAAGCGCTTCTACCATCACTGCTGCCATGTATCATAACTGCATTATTTTATTATGTGCTTATAGCCAATTTTAACCCAATTGGTTATGGGGGAATATTCATTGTAGGAGTATCAGGGAGCGTGCTATTTGTACTCTCTTTCATTATATTATTACATAGAGATGAACGATGTCGGTTATTTAACATAATTAAAACAAGAAGTATTTAA
- a CDS encoding polysaccharide deacetylase family protein, with the protein MRQHLKRTLISSRLLLKLLNRIFGSFPKVFVYHRFTPPGVSLPHRVNAETFAWQLDVIKKDFDVITLQDCIARYMQYGRWPTGCVVLTVDDGYSDMYQWAWPELTKRKLPATFFVTTGFVDGNIWLWPDRLEYALYLTTLSSCSVAVDGKQVTLSLKNEHDRYIAWKFFSDYCICCKDRQRLTFIKQIEAALEIELPLRPPHEYAPVTWEQLREMKAGGVEIGGHTVHHPILSKIDTDMLDLEIGGCKTILEERLSASIKSFCYPNSGPGDVNDSVIAAVARAGYIGAVFGTNLVIWDRYMVPRMGVSNDRADFLWKLYGGESLSFARQSAKMN; encoded by the coding sequence ATGCGCCAGCATCTAAAGCGAACCCTAATTAGCAGCCGATTGCTTCTGAAGTTACTGAACAGAATTTTCGGATCTTTTCCCAAGGTCTTTGTCTACCATCGTTTTACTCCACCGGGCGTGTCATTACCGCATCGGGTGAACGCAGAGACCTTTGCCTGGCAACTAGACGTCATTAAAAAAGACTTTGATGTCATTACTTTACAGGATTGTATTGCTCGCTATATGCAGTACGGTAGATGGCCAACCGGATGTGTTGTGTTGACTGTCGATGACGGGTACAGCGATATGTATCAATGGGCTTGGCCAGAACTAACCAAACGGAAGTTACCGGCTACTTTTTTTGTGACCACTGGTTTTGTTGATGGCAATATCTGGCTCTGGCCTGATCGACTTGAGTATGCGTTGTACTTGACGACTCTATCTAGTTGTTCGGTAGCTGTTGATGGTAAACAGGTCACCTTATCTTTGAAAAATGAGCATGATCGATATATTGCTTGGAAGTTTTTCTCAGACTATTGTATTTGCTGCAAAGACAGGCAACGTTTAACTTTTATAAAACAGATAGAAGCGGCGTTGGAGATAGAATTACCTTTGCGTCCTCCTCATGAATATGCTCCTGTAACATGGGAACAGTTGCGAGAGATGAAAGCAGGAGGGGTAGAAATAGGTGGTCATACGGTCCACCACCCGATCTTATCGAAGATTGATACCGATATGCTTGATCTTGAAATCGGTGGCTGCAAAACTATTTTGGAGGAGCGATTATCAGCCTCGATTAAATCTTTTTGCTACCCGAATAGTGGTCCTGGTGATGTCAATGATTCCGTAATTGCTGCCGTGGCACGTGCGGGGTACATCGGTGCTGTTTTCGGGACTAACCTTGTCATATGGGATCGATATATGGTTCCCCGCATGGGCGTCAGTAATGACCGGGCTGATTTCCTCTGGAAGTTATACGGTGGTGAATCTCTTTCTTTTGCTAGGCAGTCCGCGAAGATGAATTGA
- a CDS encoding glycosyltransferase encodes MMLLALMSEQVRMGLEPVLASIAEHSIQEKSLETEAIRLGLRVIKFRMMPGPNPFGVAEILRFAQDERVDLIHSHGYKGNIFFGLLPRFARRFPLVSTVHGWTWTGGVNRMMLYEWLDSKALSGVDRIVLVNTQMLKHPRIKRIPINKVSVVDNGIVGELTVEDDSDFDAEVVSFCEKGFTIGAIGRLSQEKGFDILLRAFAGLTDEFPEIRVVILGEGGWRAQLEALTEKLGISDRVLMPGFKNNARRYIPFFNLFAISSHTEGLPISLLEAMQASIPIVASCVGGIPDVLQDGRCGLLVNPGSEEELGHAIAHVIQNPREAGVRVTAARQRAIIAYSSRRMAEEYLEIYKGVLQ; translated from the coding sequence ATGATGCTTCTTGCCCTAATGAGTGAACAAGTTAGAATGGGGTTAGAGCCTGTCCTTGCAAGCATTGCCGAGCATTCCATTCAGGAAAAGTCTTTAGAAACAGAAGCGATTCGTCTAGGATTGCGTGTTATAAAATTTCGCATGATGCCAGGGCCAAATCCTTTTGGCGTAGCTGAAATCCTTCGTTTTGCCCAGGATGAAAGGGTTGATCTGATTCATTCCCATGGGTATAAAGGGAACATTTTTTTTGGTCTTTTGCCGCGCTTCGCACGACGTTTCCCCCTAGTTAGCACTGTTCACGGATGGACTTGGACTGGTGGGGTCAATAGAATGATGCTGTACGAATGGCTTGATTCGAAAGCCCTGTCAGGGGTGGACCGAATCGTTTTGGTCAACACTCAGATGCTGAAGCATCCACGTATTAAAAGAATCCCTATTAATAAGGTTTCGGTTGTTGATAACGGCATTGTTGGTGAACTGACTGTAGAGGATGATTCAGACTTTGATGCAGAGGTTGTTTCTTTCTGCGAAAAGGGTTTCACCATAGGGGCTATTGGCAGGCTATCTCAGGAGAAAGGGTTTGATATTCTCTTGCGGGCGTTTGCAGGTTTAACAGATGAATTCCCGGAGATACGGGTGGTTATACTTGGTGAAGGGGGATGGCGTGCTCAGCTGGAAGCTCTTACTGAAAAACTGGGCATTTCTGACCGTGTTCTTATGCCTGGTTTTAAAAATAATGCTCGTCGCTATATACCTTTCTTTAATCTGTTTGCCATCTCTTCACATACTGAAGGATTGCCGATTTCTCTTCTGGAAGCAATGCAGGCTTCAATTCCGATTGTGGCGAGTTGTGTTGGAGGAATTCCGGATGTGCTTCAAGACGGGCGCTGTGGACTTCTTGTCAATCCGGGGTCAGAGGAGGAACTTGGGCATGCGATTGCTCATGTAATTCAGAACCCGCGTGAGGCAGGAGTAAGAGTGACCGCAGCCAGGCAAAGGGCTATCATAGCGTATTCAAGCAGGAGAATGGCTGAAGAATATCTGGAAATATACAAGGGTGTGCTCCAGTGA